The Drechmeria coniospora strain ARSEF 6962 chromosome 02, whole genome shotgun sequence genome has a segment encoding these proteins:
- a CDS encoding myosin-5 yields the protein MGISRRPKNRAGQNVQTGRPEAQGTGSAPPKKATFEVTKKKEIGVSDLTLLSKVSNESINDNLKKRFEGTDIYTYIGHVLVSVNPFRDLGIYTDEILQSYRGKNRLEMPPHVFAIAESAYYNMNAYSDNQCVIISGESGAGKTEAAKRIIQYIANVSGEQSGDIKKIKEMVLATNPLLESFGNAKTLRNNNSSRFGKYLQIYFNSTGEPVGADITNYLLESSRVVGQITNERNFHIFYQFTKGSSAKYRRDFGIQKPETYVYTNRSKCFDVDGIDDVADFQDTLNAMNVIGLAQSEQDEIFRMLAAVLWIGNIQFQEDESGYAAVADQSVVDFAAYLLQVTPEQLVHAITIRILTPRHGEVIESPGNPAQATATRDALSKAIYSNLFDWIVARVNKSLQSRQSTANTIGILDIYGFEIFEKNSFEQLCINYVNEKLQQIFIQLTLKTEQDEYAKEKIHWTPIKYFDNKVVCDLIEQIRPPGIFSAMKDATKTAHADPAACDRTFMQSINGMSHAHLTPRQGSFIVKHYAGDVAYTVDGITDKNKDQLLKGLLNLFQTSGNQFIHSLFPNQVDQDNRKQPPSAGDRIRTSANALVETLMKCQPSYIRTIKPNENKSPTEYNSPNVLHQIKYLGLQENVRIRRAGFAYRQAFDKFVDRFFLLSPATSYAGEYTWQGSYDDAVKQILKDTSIPKDEWQLGVTKAFIKSPETLFALEHMRDRYWHNMATRIQRMWRAYLAYRAESATRIQRVWRKKRTGAEFLQLRDQGHRLLQGRKERRRMSLLGSRRFLGDYLGINASSGPGIHIRNAASMNSNERTVFSCRGEILEAKFGRSSKPSPRIIIVSNSKLYIIAQMLVNGTPQISVERAIPLGAIQFVSVSACRDDWFSIGTGSSQDPDPLMNCAFKTEMFVQMQRVMPGGFNLNIADTIEYAKKPQKMQHVKVMKDSQQPTDYYKSGAIHTQQGEPPGSVSKPTPRAKPIPPRPITRGKLIRPGGPGGRPSRITANRTARPRPSAGIAGPKPPPSTAVKASTGSPARTPAAISPAQSNKPLPSHVSLQSNTTSRASPPPAPAAPPAKAKTMAKVLYEFSGQKENELSIRAGDIIEIVQKESNGAYFNLKDTATVN from the exons ATG GGCATATCGAGGCGTCCCAAAAACAGAGCTGGCCAGAATGTCCAAACTGGGAGGCCGGAGGCCCAGGGCACTGGCAGCGCCCCCCCCAAGAAGGCAACATTCGAAGTGACCAAGAAGAAGGAGATAGGCGTCTCAGACTTGACCTTGCTGAGCAAAGTATCCAACGAATCTATTAATGATAATCTGAAGAAGCGATTTGAAGGCACTGATATTTACACGTATATCGGCCATGTCCTAGTCTCTGTCAACCCCTTCCGCGACCTGGGCATCTATACCGATGAAATCCTTCAAAGTTATCGCGGCAAGAACCGACTTGAAATGCCGCCCCACGTTTTCGCCATTGCCGAGTCGGCATACTACAACATGAATGCCTACAGTGACAACCAATGCGTTATCATCTCTGGTGAGTCTGGCGCTGGCAAGACTGAGGCCGCAAAGCGCATCATCCAGTACATCGCCAATGTCTCGGGCGAGCAATCAGGCGATATCAAGAAGATCAAGGAAATGGTGCTGGCAACGAATCCCCTTCTCGAATCTTTTGGAAACGCAAAGACACTTCGAAACAACAATTCGTCTAGATTCGGAAAGTACCTACAAATTTACTTCAATTCCACCGGTGAACCTGTCGGTGCTGACATTACAAACTACCTTCTCGAGTCATCGCGAGTAGTCGGCCAAATCACAAACGAGAGAAACTTTCATATCTTCTACCAATTCACAAAGGGAAGCTCAGCAAAGTACCGGAGGGACTTTGGCATCCAGAAACCTGAGACTTATGTCTATACAAATCGCTCGAAGTGTTTCGATGTGGATGGAATCGATGATGTTGCCGACTTTCAAGACACCCTTAATGCCATGAATGTCATTGGCCTGGCACAGTCTGAGCAAGATGAGATCTTTCGGATGCTGGCCGCCGTTCTCTGGATCGGCAATATCCAGTTTCAAGAAGACGAGAGCGGATACGCAGCAGTTGCAGATCAGTCCGTGGTGGACTTTGCGGCTTATCTCCTCCAAGTAACTCCCGAGCAGCTGGTACACGCCATCACGATCCGAATTCTTACACCGCGGCATGGTGAGGTGATTGAGTCTCCTGGGAACCCTGCCCAGGCGACCGCCACGCGAGATGCCCTGTCCAAAGCGATATACAGCAATCTCTTTGATTGGATCGTGGCACGCGTAAACAAGTCTCTCCAGTCCAGACAATCAACGGCCAACACCATTGGAATTTTGGATATCTACGGCTTCGAGATTTTTGAGAAGAACAGCTTTGAGCAACTCTGCATCAACTACGTCAATGAGAAGCTGCAGCAGATATTCATCCAGTTAACCCTCAAAACGGAGCAGGACGAGTATGCCAAGGAAAAGATACACTGGACCCCTATTAAATACTTCGACAACAAGGTTGTTTGTGATCTGATTGAGCAAATCCGGCCGCCTGGCATCTTTTCTGCCATGAAGGACGCCACCAAAACTGCCCACGCCGACCCAGCCGCTTGCGATCGGACTTTTATGCAAAGCATAAATGGTATGTCTCATGCCCACCTAACTCCACGACAAGGTAGCTTCATCGTCAAGCACTATGCTGGAGATGTAGCTTACACAGTCGACGGCATCACCGACAAAAACAAGGACCAGCTTCTTAAGGGACTACTGAACCTCTTCCAAACCAGCGGAAACCAGTTCATACATTCCCTGTTTCCAAACCAGGTAGACCAGGATAATCGAAAACAGCCGCCTTCGGCAGGTGACCGAATTCGCACATCCGCGAATGCCCTGGTGGAGACGCTCATGAAATGCCAGCCATCCTACATTCGAACAATCAAGCCCAACGAGAACAAGTCACCCACCGAGTACAATAGTCCCAACGTGCTCCATCAAATTAAATACCTGGGCCTTCAAGAAAACGTCCGTATTCGACGAGCTGGTTTTGCTTATCGACAAGCTTTCGACAAGTTTGTCGACCGCTTCTTCCTCCTGTCTCCTGCCACTTCATATGCTGGCGAATACACATGGCAAGGATCATACGATGATGCAGTAAAGCAAATCCTCAAAGATACCAGTATTCCCAAGGATGAGTGGCAACTCGGCGTTACAAAGGCCTTCATCAAGTCCCCGGAGACGCTGTTTGCTCTGGAACATATGAGGGACCGGTATTGGCACAATATGGCAACTCGTATACAGAGAATGTGGCGTGCTTATCTCGCGTACCGCGCCGAATCAGCGACTCGGATACAGCGGGTgtggaggaagaagaggacgGGTGCTGAGTTCCTGCAACTTCGCGATCAGGGCCATCGTTTGCTTCAGGGACGCAAGGAGCGTCGGCGAATGAGCCTCCTGGGCTCTCGCAGGTTTCTCGGGGACTACTTGGGAATAAACGCCTCCTCTGGGCCTGGGATACATATCCGCAACGCCGCAAGTATGAACTCTAATGAGCGCACAGTGTTTTCTTGCCGTGGCGAAATTCTGGAGGCGAAATTTGGACGTTCAAGCAAACCGAGCCCCCGCATCATCATCGTTTCCAACAGCAAGCTTTACATCATTGCACAGATGCTTGTCAATGGCACGCCCCAGATCTCTGTGGAAAGAGCCATTCCCCTTGGTGCCATCCAATTTGTTAGTGTGTCGGCGTGTCGAGATGATTGGTTCTCGATTGGAACTGGGTCATCCCAGGATCCTGACCCCTTGATGAACTGTGCATTCAAAACCGAGATGTTTGTACAGATGCAACGCGTTATGCCTGGAGGCTTTAATTTGAATATTGCAGACACGATCGAGTATGCCAAGAAACCCCAAAAGATGCAGCATGTCAAAGTCATGAAGGACTCTCAGCAACCGACAGACTACTACAAGAGTGGCGCCATTCATACCCAGCAAGGTGAGCCTCCGGGCTCAGTCTCCAAGCCCACACCGAGGGCAAAGCCGATACCGCCGAGGCCAATCACACGAGGTAAGCTCATCAGGCCGGGTGGCCCAGGTGGCCGCCCGTCCAGGATTACTGCCAACCGCactgctcggccgaggccaagtgCTGGTATTGCAGGCCCAAAACCTCCTCCTTCTACCGCGGTCAAAGCGTCGACCGGCTCCCCAGCCAGGACACCTGCTGCCATTTCACCCGCTCAGTCGAACAAACCTCTCCCAAGCCATGTAAGCCTTCAGAGCAACACTACTTCACGTGCAAGCCCGCCCCCTGCACCAGCCGCACCCCCTGCGAAGGCAAAGACCATGGCCAAGGTGCTCTACGAATTCTCTGGCCAAAAAGAAAATGAGCTGTCAATTCGGGCTGGAGACATCATCGAGATTGTCCAAAAAGAGAGCAATGGTGCGTATTTCAACCTCAAAGACACAGCGACCGTCAACTAA
- a CDS encoding palmitoyltransferase pfa4: protein MDHHCPWTRNCVSMTTFPHFLRFLVYANLSLWALGRLLYQRLFALWEARHLPAYLGPSLEALVALALMSLICFFTTLALGIMLISTLKSWLFNCTTIESWEIDRHEAVLDRGGRRSWNITGPDGENIIVERVEFPYDIGFFANMAQAMGTSNPLLWLFPLAGHPELLKDAGGWVWAENGFNHREGMWPPPDPEKISRAARSQPLSRKDYNTDLRDAVLSPEEWKRAFKERQERDARHRKMILAELDDVNAYEVVDMNIHGGYESDECGSHEWVNHDGDRLQDYGVDEEAENVDTGHPNCDDDNVPLGELLRRRRVLLPSDRVYQAAG from the coding sequence ATGGACCATCATTGCCCGTGGACCCGAAACTGCGTCTCTATGACCACCTTTCCGCACTTCCTGCGGTTCCTTGTCTACGCCAACCTGTCCCTTTGGGCTCTGGGGAGACTTTTGTACCAACGGCTGTTTGCTCTCTGGGAGGCTCGCCACCTACCCGCGTACCTAGGCCCTAGCCTTGAGGCGCTGGTCGCTTTGGCCTTGATGTCGCTTATTTGCTTCTTCACCACTCTCGCACTCGGAATCATGTTAATCAGCACACTCAAATCCTGGCTGTTCAACTGCACCACGATCGAAAGCTGGGAGATAGACCGGCACGAAGCTGTTCTCGACCGCGGGGGACGTCGTTCGTGGAACATTACAGGTCCTGACGGAGAAAATATTATAGTTGAAAGAGTGGAGTTCCCTTATGATATTGGGTTTTTTGCCAACATGGCGCAAGCAATGGGTACATCAAACCCTCTTCTCTGGCTGTTCCCGCTGGCAGGCCACCCCGAGTTATTGAAGGATGCCGGTGGATGGGTGTGGGCCGAAAATGGCTTCAACCATAGAGAGGGCATGTGGCCCCCCCCTGACCCGGAAAAAATAAGTCGTGCGGCAAGATCACAGCCTTTATCACGGAAGGACTATAACACAGACCTACGAGATGCAGTCTTGAGTCCGGAGGAATGGAAGCGGGCATTCAAAGAGCGCCAGGAACGGGACGCGAGGCATCGCAAGATGATTTTGGCGGAGCTGGATGACGTTAACGCGTATGAAGTAGTTGACATGAACATTCACGGTGGGTACGAATCGGATGAATGTGGATCCCATGAGTGGGTGAACCACGATGGCGACCGCCTGCAAGACTACGGCGTGGATGAGGAGGCTGAGAACGTCGATACTGGACACCCGAACTGTGACGATGACAATGTGCCCCTTGGAgagctgctgcggcggagAAGAGTGTTGTTGCCTAGCGACAGAGTGTACCAGGCAGCAGGCTGA